The Triticum dicoccoides isolate Atlit2015 ecotype Zavitan chromosome 6A, WEW_v2.0, whole genome shotgun sequence genome has a window encoding:
- the LOC119315150 gene encoding uncharacterized protein LOC119315150 — MEETAAVAAATETVTATETGTPEKSSYRYWVRQATGEAAPPPVPRKLDPSAANGGGGNPNALGSVWNQAGTWEEKNLNSWANGRIKDLLGSLGSLDFSTGKASIDEVSKCSGDAFLVTVRNKKRVGYNYELSLRFKGEWLVKEEKKKVTGHIDIPEFSFGELDDLEAEVRFTDTLEWDDKSRICKDVKLFLSPIKEKLRTFELELKDR; from the exons ATGGAGGAGAcggcggccgtggcggcggcgacggagaccgtgacggcgacggagacggggaCGCCGGAGAAGTCGTCGTACAGGTACTGGGTGCGGCAGGCCACGGGCGAGGCGGCGCCTCCCCCCGTCCCGCGCAAGCTCGACCCCTCCGCcgccaacggcggcggcggcaaccccAACGCCCTCGGCTCCGTCTGGAATCAG GCTGGAACATGGGAGGAAAAGAACCTCAATTCATGGGCTAATGGTAGGATAAAG GATTTGCTGGGTTCTTTGGGTTCACTGGATTTCTCCACGGGGAAGGCATCCATTGATGAAGTGTCCAAATGCTCAGGCGAT GCATTTCTAGTAACGGTCCGTAATAAGAAGAGAGTAGGTTATAATTATGAACTGAGCTTGAGATTTAAAG GTGAATGGCTAGtcaaggaagagaagaagaaggtcACTGGCCATATAGACATCCCCGAGTTTTCATTTGGTGAGCTTGATGACCTCGAG GCAGAAGTGAGGTTCACCGATACCCTCGAATGGGACGACAAGTCGCGGATCTGCAAGGATGTGAAGTTGTTCCTTTCACCTATAAAGGAGAAGCTGCGGACGTTCGAGCTAGAGCTGAAAGATAGGTAG
- the LOC119315149 gene encoding protein arginine N-methyltransferase 5 isoform X2, with protein sequence MPLGQRAGDKSDSRYCGVEVLDFPAGDGLPAVLTHSLSSAFDFLLAPLVDPDYRPTPGAVLPVAASDLVLSPSQWSSHIVGKISEWIDLDSEDEQLRLDSELTLKQEIAWATHLSLQACVIPPPKRSTCANYARVVNNILQGLTNMQLWLRIPLEKSESMEEDRDKSETVDSWEWWNSFRLLCEHSSQLYVALDILSSLPSMNSLGRWFGEPVRAAILQTDAFLTNARGYPCLSKRHQTLLTGFFNHSVQVIISGRSNHNVSQVSEGVLSRDENHTEDTPTQHALSPYLDYMAYLYQRMDPLPEQERFEINYRDFLQSPLQPLMDNLEAQTYETFEKDTVKYTQYQRAIAKALVDKVSDDEVSTARTVLMVVGAGRGPLVRASLQAAEETGRTLKVYAVEKNPNAVITLHSLIKLEGWESMVTIISSDMRCWDAPEKADILVSELLGSFGDNELSPECLDGAQRFLKPDGISIPSSYTSFIQPVTASKLHNDIKAHKDIAHFETAYVVKLHRVARLAPPQEVFSFAHPNFSPKATNQRYTKLQFELPQDTGSCLVHGFAGYFDAVLYKDVHLGIEPNTCTPNMFSWFPIFFPLRKPIYVPSESPIEVHFWRCCGATKVWYEWALVAPSPSPIHNSNGRSYWVGL encoded by the exons ATGCCGCTGGGGCAGCGCGCCGGGGACAAGAGCGACTCCCGCTACTGCGGGGTCGAGGTGCTCGACTTCCCCGCCGGCGACGGCCTCCCCGCCGTCCTCACCCACTCCCTCTCCTCCGCCTTCGACTTCCTCCTCGCCCCGCTC GTCGATCCCGACTACCGGCCCACGCCCGGCGCCGTCCTGCCGGTGGCGGCCTCGGACCTCGTCCTCAGCCCGTCCCAGTGGAGCAGCCACATCGTCGGGAAGATCAGCGAGTGGATTGATTTGGATTCCGAGGACGAGCAGCTCCGGCTCGACTCGGAGCTCACGCTTAAGCAGGAGATCGCCTGGGCGACTCATCTCTCCTTGCAG GCGTGCGTTATTCCTCCTCCCAAGAGATCGACCTGTGCCAATTATGCTAGAGTTGTAAATAATATTTTGCAAGGCCTGACCAATATGCAG TTGTGGCTTAGGATACCTCTGGAGAAGtctgaatctatggaagaagaccgTGACAAA AGTGAAACAGTAGACTCGTGGGAATGGTGGAATTCATTCAGACTGTTATGCGAGCATAGCAGTCAACTGTATGTAGCACTTGATATCTT GAGCTCGCTGCCATCAATGAACTCTCTAGGGCGCTGGTTTGGGGAGCCTGTAAGAGCTGCGATTCTTCAAACAGAT GCTTTTCTAACAAATGCAAGAGGTTATCCTTGCTTGTCCAAACGCCACCAGACTCTGCTTACTGGTTTTTTTAACCATTCAGTTCAG GTAATTATCTCTGGGAGATCAAATCATAATGTTTCCCAAGTATCTGAAGGAGTGCTCTCACGTGATGAAAACCACACCGAAG ATACCCCCACTCAGCATGCATTGAGCCCGTACCTTGACTACATGGCCTACCTCTATCAGAGGATGGATCCACTTCCTGAGCAAGAACGCTTTGAG ATCAACTATAGGGATTTCTTGCAATCTCCTCTCCAG CCTCTGATGGATAATTTGGAAGCTCAGACGTATGAGACTTTCGAGAAAGACACTGTGAAGTATACACAG TATCAAAGAGCAATCGCTAAGGCGTTGGTTGATAAGGTCTCAGATGATGAAGTTTCCACAGCTAGGACG GTCTTGATGGTTGTTGGAGCAGGCCGAGGGCCTCTCGTAAGAGCATCATTGCAG GCTGCAGAAGAAACTGGTCGGACGCTAAAAGTATATGCAGTGGAGAAAAATCCTAACGCAGTTATTACTCTTCAT AGTTTGATCAAATTGGAAGGGTGGGAAAGCATGGTTACTATTATTTCTAGTGACATGCGGTGCTGGGATGCTCCTGAAAAAGCTGATATTTTG GTCAGCGAGTTGCTTGGGTCCTTTGGTGATAATGAGTTATCTCCTGAGTGTCTAGATGGTGCCCAAAGATTCTTGAAGCCTGATGGGATTTCTATTCCTTCATC TTACACAAGCTTTATCCAACCAGTAACTGCATCGAAACTACACAATGAT ATTAAAGCACACAAAGATATTGCACATTTTGAAACGGCATATGTTGTCAAGCTACACCGAGTAGCAAGACTTGCACCTCCACAAGAG GTTTTCTCTTTCGCACATCCAAACTTCTCACCAAAGGCCACCAACCAAAGGTATACCAAGTTACAGTTTGAACTACCACAAGACACGGGATCATGCCTTGTGCACG GATTCGCTGGATATTTTGATGCCGTACTATATAAAGATGTCCATCTAGGAATTGAGCCGAACACATGTACACCAAACATGTTTAGCTG GTTCCCAATCTTTTTCCCACTGAGGAAGCCCATATACGTGCCGTCAGAGTCGCCCATAGAAGTGCACTTTTGGCGATGCTGTGGTGCCACCAAG GTGTGGTACGAGTGGGCTCTGGTGGCTCCGTCTCCATCCCCGATCCATAACAGCAATGGCCGGTCATATTGGGTCGGTCTATAA
- the LOC119315149 gene encoding protein arginine N-methyltransferase 5 isoform X1 has protein sequence MPLGQRAGDKSDSRYCGVEVLDFPAGDGLPAVLTHSLSSAFDFLLAPLVDPDYRPTPGAVLPVAASDLVLSPSQWSSHIVGKISEWIDLDSEDEQLRLDSELTLKQEIAWATHLSLQACVIPPPKRSTCANYARVVNNILQGLTNMQLWLRIPLEKSESMEEDRDKVNNNNPTSETVDSWEWWNSFRLLCEHSSQLYVALDILSSLPSMNSLGRWFGEPVRAAILQTDAFLTNARGYPCLSKRHQTLLTGFFNHSVQVIISGRSNHNVSQVSEGVLSRDENHTEDTPTQHALSPYLDYMAYLYQRMDPLPEQERFEINYRDFLQSPLQPLMDNLEAQTYETFEKDTVKYTQYQRAIAKALVDKVSDDEVSTARTVLMVVGAGRGPLVRASLQAAEETGRTLKVYAVEKNPNAVITLHSLIKLEGWESMVTIISSDMRCWDAPEKADILVSELLGSFGDNELSPECLDGAQRFLKPDGISIPSSYTSFIQPVTASKLHNDIKAHKDIAHFETAYVVKLHRVARLAPPQEVFSFAHPNFSPKATNQRYTKLQFELPQDTGSCLVHGFAGYFDAVLYKDVHLGIEPNTCTPNMFSWFPIFFPLRKPIYVPSESPIEVHFWRCCGATKVWYEWALVAPSPSPIHNSNGRSYWVGL, from the exons ATGCCGCTGGGGCAGCGCGCCGGGGACAAGAGCGACTCCCGCTACTGCGGGGTCGAGGTGCTCGACTTCCCCGCCGGCGACGGCCTCCCCGCCGTCCTCACCCACTCCCTCTCCTCCGCCTTCGACTTCCTCCTCGCCCCGCTC GTCGATCCCGACTACCGGCCCACGCCCGGCGCCGTCCTGCCGGTGGCGGCCTCGGACCTCGTCCTCAGCCCGTCCCAGTGGAGCAGCCACATCGTCGGGAAGATCAGCGAGTGGATTGATTTGGATTCCGAGGACGAGCAGCTCCGGCTCGACTCGGAGCTCACGCTTAAGCAGGAGATCGCCTGGGCGACTCATCTCTCCTTGCAG GCGTGCGTTATTCCTCCTCCCAAGAGATCGACCTGTGCCAATTATGCTAGAGTTGTAAATAATATTTTGCAAGGCCTGACCAATATGCAG TTGTGGCTTAGGATACCTCTGGAGAAGtctgaatctatggaagaagaccgTGACAAAGTAAATAATAATAACCCCACG AGTGAAACAGTAGACTCGTGGGAATGGTGGAATTCATTCAGACTGTTATGCGAGCATAGCAGTCAACTGTATGTAGCACTTGATATCTT GAGCTCGCTGCCATCAATGAACTCTCTAGGGCGCTGGTTTGGGGAGCCTGTAAGAGCTGCGATTCTTCAAACAGAT GCTTTTCTAACAAATGCAAGAGGTTATCCTTGCTTGTCCAAACGCCACCAGACTCTGCTTACTGGTTTTTTTAACCATTCAGTTCAG GTAATTATCTCTGGGAGATCAAATCATAATGTTTCCCAAGTATCTGAAGGAGTGCTCTCACGTGATGAAAACCACACCGAAG ATACCCCCACTCAGCATGCATTGAGCCCGTACCTTGACTACATGGCCTACCTCTATCAGAGGATGGATCCACTTCCTGAGCAAGAACGCTTTGAG ATCAACTATAGGGATTTCTTGCAATCTCCTCTCCAG CCTCTGATGGATAATTTGGAAGCTCAGACGTATGAGACTTTCGAGAAAGACACTGTGAAGTATACACAG TATCAAAGAGCAATCGCTAAGGCGTTGGTTGATAAGGTCTCAGATGATGAAGTTTCCACAGCTAGGACG GTCTTGATGGTTGTTGGAGCAGGCCGAGGGCCTCTCGTAAGAGCATCATTGCAG GCTGCAGAAGAAACTGGTCGGACGCTAAAAGTATATGCAGTGGAGAAAAATCCTAACGCAGTTATTACTCTTCAT AGTTTGATCAAATTGGAAGGGTGGGAAAGCATGGTTACTATTATTTCTAGTGACATGCGGTGCTGGGATGCTCCTGAAAAAGCTGATATTTTG GTCAGCGAGTTGCTTGGGTCCTTTGGTGATAATGAGTTATCTCCTGAGTGTCTAGATGGTGCCCAAAGATTCTTGAAGCCTGATGGGATTTCTATTCCTTCATC TTACACAAGCTTTATCCAACCAGTAACTGCATCGAAACTACACAATGAT ATTAAAGCACACAAAGATATTGCACATTTTGAAACGGCATATGTTGTCAAGCTACACCGAGTAGCAAGACTTGCACCTCCACAAGAG GTTTTCTCTTTCGCACATCCAAACTTCTCACCAAAGGCCACCAACCAAAGGTATACCAAGTTACAGTTTGAACTACCACAAGACACGGGATCATGCCTTGTGCACG GATTCGCTGGATATTTTGATGCCGTACTATATAAAGATGTCCATCTAGGAATTGAGCCGAACACATGTACACCAAACATGTTTAGCTG GTTCCCAATCTTTTTCCCACTGAGGAAGCCCATATACGTGCCGTCAGAGTCGCCCATAGAAGTGCACTTTTGGCGATGCTGTGGTGCCACCAAG GTGTGGTACGAGTGGGCTCTGGTGGCTCCGTCTCCATCCCCGATCCATAACAGCAATGGCCGGTCATATTGGGTCGGTCTATAA